Genomic segment of Deinococcota bacterium:
GGTGACCTCCGCGATATACCTTTCCTTGGCGAGCTCGAGGATCCGTTCGCCAGAGGTGTTCCAGATGTCGTTGTTGAAGATCTCCACCTCGATGGGGCCGCGGTAACCCGCCCCGTCCACGGCGGCCCGGAGGCGCCGCAGCTCGATCACGCCGTCACCCATCATACCGCGCCCGAGGAGCAAATCGGGCGTGGGCACCAGCCAGTCGTTCACGTGGAAGCCAAGCGTGTAGGGAGCGGCTCGAGCGATCTCCTTATAAACCTGCGGGTCCCACCAGACGTGGTAGGCGTCGATGACGACGCCGACTTTAACTGAGCTTGAGCGCTCGCAGATGTCGTTGGCAAGCCCGAGGCTCGAGATGACCGAGCGGTCCGCGGTGAACATGGGATGGAGCGGTTCGATGCCGAGCCCCACGCCGCGTTCGGCGGCGTGGGGGACGAGCGCGGCGAGGCCGTCCTCGACCATCTGCCTTGCCCCGTCCAGGTCCCTACTGCCCTCAGGCAGCCCGCCGCACACCAGCACCAGCACGTCCGCGCCGAGTTCGGCCGCCTCGTCGAGGGCGCGCTCATTGTCTTCGATGCGTTCCCTGCGTAGGGCCTCGGTTGCAGCGGGAAAGAAACCGCCGCGGCACAGGCTCGAGACCTTGATGTCCGCGTCCCGCGCGAGCCTGGCGCTCTCGGCGAGGCCCTGCGCGGCGACCTTCTCGCGCCACAGGCCGATCCAAGGAATACCCGCTCGGGCGCAGCCGTCGACGGCCTCCTCGACGGTCCAGTTTTGGGTGGTGGCCTGGTTGAGGCTCAGCCGGTCGATCACGAGGCAACGCCCGCGAGCGCCAGGACGCTCCGCATGCGCCGCGCCGCCCTTTCGGGGTCGCCGATGAGGCCCGCTTCGTCGGCCAGCACGAGCAGCTCAGCGAGGTGAGGGGCGGAGCGGGCGCTCTCTTGACCGCCGACCATGCGGAAGTGGGACTGGTGGCCGCTCAGATAGGCGAGAAAAACGATGCCTGTCTTGTAGTAAAAGGTGGGCTTCTGGAAGATATGCCGGCTCAGAGGAACGGTCGGCTCGAGGATAGCCTCATATGTCTCGGCGTCTCCAGCGTCGAGCGCGGCGATGGCAGTGGAGGCCGCCGGCGCGATCGCATCGAAGATGCCGAGCAGGGCGTCGCTGTAACCTTCGTTGTCGCCGCGGATGAGCGCGGGGTAGTTGAAGTCGTCGCCGGTGTACATGCGCACGCCCTGGGGCAGGCGTCGGCGCATGTCGATCTCGCGGCGGGCGTCCAAGAGCGAGATCTTGATGCCGTCGATCTTCGCGGGGTGCGCATGAATGATCTCGAGACAGCCCTCCATCGCCGCGGAGAGGTCGTGCGAACCCCAATAGCCGGCGAGGGTGGGATCGAAGGGGTCGCCGAGCCAGTGGATGATGACTGGCTCGGCGACCTGGGAGAGGATGTGATCGTACACTTTGAGGTAGTCGTCAGCTCCTTTGGCGCAGGCTGCGAGCGCGCGGCTGGCCATCAGGATGATGCGGCTGCCTTCTCCCTCGACAAAGATGCACTGTTCTTCATAGGCGCGGATGACCTCGTCCAGGCTCAGGTGGGGAGAGGGAGTGAGGTGGTCGGTGCCTGCCCCGCAGGCGACCCTTCCCCCCACCGCCTTCGCTTCGGCGCTCGAGCGGCGGATGAGTTCTTTGGCGCCGTCCCAGTCCAGTCCCATGCCGCGTTGCGCGGTGTCCATGGCTTCGGCGACGGCGAAGCCGTAGCGCCAGAGGTGCCGCCGGTAGGCGAGGGTGCTGTCCCAGTCTATGACGGCCCTGCTTCCGGGGTGGTTGTCGGCTAACGGATCGGCGACCAGGTGCGCCGCCGCGTAGGCGGCGCGGCTCTGGAGAGGCGATGCCGGCGGCGCGAAGGTCGAGCCTCCCATCACCGTGTAGGGGTAGGTCGAACCGTCCGCCCGGGGAAGCGCGAGCCTGGTCGCCGGGGCGGCGCTCACAGCTCAAGCTCCGGCACATCACACCAGCACCGCTCGGACCACGACTTCAGGCCGAGCTCAGCGAGCTGCACGCCCTTGGCGGCCTCGAGCAGATCCCACCTGAACGGCTCGTCCAGGGCGACGTGCCGGAGGAACAATTCCCATTGCACCTTGAAGGCGTTGTCGAACAGCGCGTTGTCGGGCACGTCCTGCCAGTCTTCGTAAAAATCGAAGGGGTTGGGAACGTCGGGG
This window contains:
- a CDS encoding dihydrodipicolinate synthase family protein, with translation MGGSTFAPPASPLQSRAAYAAAHLVADPLADNHPGSRAVIDWDSTLAYRRHLWRYGFAVAEAMDTAQRGMGLDWDGAKELIRRSSAEAKAVGGRVACGAGTDHLTPSPHLSLDEVIRAYEEQCIFVEGEGSRIILMASRALAACAKGADDYLKVYDHILSQVAEPVIIHWLGDPFDPTLAGYWGSHDLSAAMEGCLEIIHAHPAKIDGIKISLLDARREIDMRRRLPQGVRMYTGDDFNYPALIRGDNEGYSDALLGIFDAIAPAASTAIAALDAGDAETYEAILEPTVPLSRHIFQKPTFYYKTGIVFLAYLSGHQSHFRMVGGQESARSAPHLAELLVLADEAGLIGDPERAARRMRSVLALAGVAS
- a CDS encoding sugar phosphate isomerase/epimerase, which produces MIDRLSLNQATTQNWTVEEAVDGCARAGIPWIGLWREKVAAQGLAESARLARDADIKVSSLCRGGFFPAATEALRRERIEDNERALDEAAELGADVLVLVCGGLPEGSRDLDGARQMVEDGLAALVPHAAERGVGLGIEPLHPMFTADRSVISSLGLANDICERSSSVKVGVVIDAYHVWWDPQVYKEIARAAPYTLGFHVNDWLVPTPDLLLGRGMMGDGVIELRRLRAAVDGAGYRGPIEVEIFNNDIWNTSGERILELAKERYIAEVT